A genomic region of Zalophus californianus isolate mZalCal1 chromosome 1, mZalCal1.pri.v2, whole genome shotgun sequence contains the following coding sequences:
- the LOC113915960 gene encoding tetraspanin-2-like, with protein MTQEDRKWLGFSRLYVLVGAGALMMAVGFFGCCRAMRESQCVLGSFFTCLLVIFAAEVTTGVFAFIGKDVAIRHVQTMYEEAYNDYLRDRERGNGTLITFHSTFQCCGKESSEQVQPTCPKELLGPKNCIDEIEAIISVKLQLIGIVGIGIAGLTIFGMIFSMVLCCAIRASRGMI; from the exons ATGAcacaagaagacagaaaat GGCTTGGCTTCAGTAGACTGTATGTGCTGGTTGGAGCAGGGGCCCTGATGATGGCTGTGGGCTTCTTCGGCTGCTGCAGAGCCATGCGGGAGTCACAGTGTGTGCTTGGATCTTTCTTCACCTGCCTACTGGTGATATTTGCTGCTGAAGTAACCACTGGAGTATTTGCTTTTATAGGCAAGGATGTAGCCATACGGCATGTTCAGACCATGTATGAAGAGGCTTATAATGATTACCTGAGAGACAGGGAAAGGGGGAACGGGACTCTCATTACCTTCCACTCAACATTTCAGTGCTGTGGAAAAGAAAGCTCTGAACAGGTCCAACCCACATGCCCAAAGGAGCTTCTAGGGCCCAAGAATTGCATTGATGAAATTGAGGCCATAATCAGTGTTAAGCTCCAGCTCATCGGAATTGTTGGTATTGGGATCGCAGGTCTCACGATCTTTGGCATGATATTCAGCATGGTTCTTTGCTGTGCAATACGAGCCTCACGAGGTATGATATGA